Part of the Rhinoderma darwinii isolate aRhiDar2 chromosome 2, aRhiDar2.hap1, whole genome shotgun sequence genome, ATACTCTACGTGATTTCTAATGCCTTTTTATTCATTGGCTGCATATccaattttattttaataatcaTATGTACAATTTTATcaaaaatatgttatttacatCCTTTTTAATTACTTTGAAAGTTTGCACTATTATTTTTATTCCTAAtgtacaaaaatatttattttcaagaattatttcttcttttcttctgctTATTTCCCAGGGAAGAACTTCAGCAAagttatatttctttttttttttacaatatgagCAGTTTTCCATAGCAATACATTTCCCATTTACTTCCCCTTTAATGTGAATTTGTTAGATTATGATATACAATAACTACATTTTAAAGAAAACAATAGCTTAGGTAAACATAAGTTTCCAGAATTGTAAGTGATAAGTAATTGCACTAGTATTTTCTTTTGTCCATTGTATTTTTTTCAGTGCTTTTCTATGTCTTTAACACTTACAGCACCCTACAATATTTTTGATAAATTAATattgtttttatctggcaggtatttttttttctgaatagtTCATTGGAAAGAAATACAAACCAAAGTTTCATAAGTTTCCACCAAATAGTAAATGGACATGGTTCTGGAGCAATTTCTGGTATGTAGACATCCCTTCTTTTCTCTATTGGGCTGGCACATAAATTATTAGATGTTggcaatatttcagtttttttgtggtGATCAACCTGTTTCACATAAACCATAATTATAGTTTTACGTGGAGCTCTGTGAAGATCTGTCATCGTGAGGACTGCCATCTGAATTCTCTGTCTCTCCTTCAGAAATGGCCTGCATTGGGGCATTGTATAGCCGGCACCTAACGCTGTAACGGCTGCTGCTTGCAGCAGGAGGCACTCGGGACCTTCCAACTCTAGAGGCAGCTGACATTGTCTTAGTCGAAAAGCCTTCAGAAATTACCCGAGGAGAATATGGTGATAATGGTGAAAAAGCATCGCTACTAGGTGACAACTGTCCAAATTCTTCAGAGCTAGAGAAATCAAGGGGCAAATCTCCAATTGACTTGGGAGTTACTGGGCTTTTCAGTATTTCAGTAGCTGACATGCGGTAACTGGTATCTGACCTGCTGCCCTTTTTCAAGAGGAGCAGCTTAAATTCTTCATTTGATGTATTAGATTTTTTGGCATTCCTGTAGATAAGACTTGCAGACCTTTGAGAACCTGCTGGTGTAGCCTGTTGGGGTGGTACAGGTAAAGCTTTTGTTTTGCTTTTCACATTATCCTCTCCGGAATCTTTCCTGCCCAAAACTTTCCGTTTAGATCTGCATTAAAAACATATGTAAGATTAACATTTAAGATAAAAAAAAGGtcatatgatatataatattaTGCTAGTAATACACTTAACATTTATTATAAATATTAATAATGGATATAAACTGTTTTATTATAATTGTTAGTATTTTTTatagtatatcttttttttagcaGGAGCATTGTATTTGTTTTTAGCAATGGTGCTTCCTTTCTTTGCTATGTAGGACACTTTTGGAAGCCCACAGCAGTACTCCATCCAGTGGGAGAAATTCAAATCTCTATACACAAAAAACTACCCATTGGTCTCTGTGGAAGGGGGATAGGGGATAGAAGCTCCATGGAACCTGATTTAGTACATTCAATTGCTTAAAACATTGGGCTTAACTTCCAGAACTAATTTGTCAATATATGTTGATGCTTTACAAAGAGTTCAACTAATAGTACAAGTTTAACTACTACcagttaattattattattattaataataataaaatatgtaaattagttttaattgctCTTATATAACTTAAATACTGGGGCAGGTTTAGTATTCAAAATGCACCACAATTCTCGCTTAAAATCAGACAGAATTCTGGCTGTGCGTCACATCTATTAAgtgttgtaaacaatttttgcgcCATGCTTGACAAAGGGGCGTGACCTAGCAAGAAAAGAGTGTGGTCTGGCAGAAATGGGCGCTACCAAGTATATGCTAAAATTTTAACACAAAAATCTgctgtaaactaagccaaccaataggtggtataaggaagggaAAAGTGTCTTGCAAGTCTAAAAACATGCGCCACATTTATAATATagcatttaactttttaaaataaatttgatGAATTTTCTGACTGCCATGTCTAAGTTTCCACTCTCTAAAATTTAGACAGtactagtaaatctgccccaatgagtTTCTAGAAAGATTATGATATAtcaagagtatatatatatatatatatatatatatatatatatatatatatatatatatatatatatatatatatatatatatatatgtacacagatatatatatatatatacacagatatgtCATCTATTATTCGGAGTCTTAATCTGAGTGTTAATGGAAGACCAACTACTTATAATAATTGAGAACTATCCAAATCCAAATGGAGGCttgctaaaaaaaatcatgttttttattCAGTGATGTTGCACAAAAAAGTAACTacaagatattatttttattacggtAAACCCTAATGCTATGGAAAAATAGTCAGTTGAGGTTGGAAGCAGTGTCTATACATCCTAATTGGGGGAATagggttttaaagggaatgtgtcatccgaAAATGATCTATGGTTGAAATCATGTTTTTatgttacatatattttttaagaattttttttattgtcattaTGTATATTAAAAATAATGCTATAATCTAGAAGTTTTCATTCTGCCACTGAGCCTCATAATAAACTCACACTTTCTTGCTCTGTAGAGATCACatttcagcagtcatctcattatcatcacaggcagaattacaataaaaggtaacacctctagatagataacacaggatccaatattgtcaataggtgatggacacctctccccaggggcgtaactaggaaagactgggccccatagcaaacttttgactgggggcccccctcccctgggtatcactcaacccccccttgtagatagtgcctccctatagattccgccacacagcgccccctatagatagcaccatacagccccctgtagataacatcatacagccccctgtagataacgtcatacagccctccccctgtagataacgtcatacagccctcccctgtagataacgctatacagccctccccctgtagctaacgctatacagccctcccctgtagataacgctatacagccctcccctgtagataacgctatacagccctcccctgtagataacgctatacagccctccccttgtagataacgccatacagccctccccccgtagataacgccatacagccctcccctgtagataacgccatacagccccctgtagataatgccatacagccccctgtagataacgccatacagccccctgtagataacgccatacagcccccctgtagataatgccatacagccctcccctgtagataacgccagacagccccctgtagataacgccatacagcccccctgtagataacgccagacagcccccctgtagataacgccagacagcccctcctgtagataacgcaagacagccccccctgtagataacgccagacagccccccctttagataacgccagaaagcctcccttgtagataacgccagacagcccccactgagggtaacgccatacagccctaaaccccacctgtaggtaacgccatgcagcccccaacaaaaaacggcctatagtttgtcctacaaaagacatgcatcccctatacacaggataggggatacatgtgtgatcgctggcagcgataaggagaatgggggaccgaaagtcccccgaagttctccatgacaaaccttggacttccggcgtctgcgcagttcaataaaaatgaaaggcgtgctggtcatgcatgcgcacaagtgcttccggtgcgcaagtcatttctatggagctgcagacagaccccggaagtccaaggtttgtcatggagaacttcgggggactttaggtcccccgttccccttatcgctgccagcgatcacacatgtatcccctatcctgtggataggggatgcatgtattttgtagaaacaaccccttcagtggcgtcacgctgtagcagccatagcggctgctagcggagcctccggccatgggagggggggcccgtgccggcgggcgaagcgggccccctcatgctgcgggccccgtagcagccgctacggcggtagttacgccactgcctctcCCCTCCTTCTCTGCTCTGAACAGGTCACAAAGCATGcctacggctgggttcacacacactatttacggacgtaatttgggcgttttagccccgaattaagtccaaaaatgcggctcaatagcgtcggcaaacatctgcccattcatttgaatgggtcttacgatgttctgtgccgacggtcatttttttttacgccccgctgtcaaaaggcggggcgtaaaaaagacgcctgcgtcaaagaagtacctgtcacttcttcagacgtaaatggagctgttttccattgactccatggaaaaacagctccatttacgtccgtaatggacacagcgaaaagcgcctcaacatgccattacagctgaaattacgaagctgttttctcctgaaaacagccccggaatttcagccgtaacagacgctgccgtgtgaacataccctacaagtCAATGTATCAGCTTCAGAGTATTgaatcctatggtccatgtggctgctgtaaagtgtATCTCTAAATGCCGTTAACAGCAGTTTAGCCAAGATGGCTGCCCCTATAATCATGTACAGAGAATATAACAAAAAAATCTACAACCAGAAATtagaatagaaaaaatatatatttatcagtatctggttttaatttgtaaaaaaaaatataaatgataCATTCCCGTTAAAGAGGACCtttcatgttatttttttaaaaacacataacTCCCGTTATTCCTGGCGTCCCCttgatttgtaatttttttggggATCTCCCGTTCCCCTATGGCCCCTGCTCCACGTGGGGCCTAATATGCCAATTTTGGgtaaaggtacagagaggaggaggcctcatctctcctcagtaggcatTGCGTCCTGCATCCctgtgatgctgtccaatcagagggGGTCTTCTGGATCACTGTGAGGctgtccgctctgattggacgacatcacagtgatgcaggaggcaacACCTACtgaggtctcctcctctctgtacctttactcgAAATTAGCATATTAAGCACCAAGTGAAGCAGGGACTGTGGCAGGACAACGGGAAAgccaaaaacaacagaaaattacAGCACGGGAATCAAGAGGACGCCAAGTATAAAGAGAGGTATGTGGTTTAAAAATAacaatgacaggtcctctttaaccccttaatgaccagcctattttaaacctaaatgaccaagctattttaggccttaatgctattttttatgtttttccattgtcgcattccaagagctataacttttttatttttgcgtcgacatagatgtctaaggtcttgttttttgcgggacaagttgtattttttagtagcaccatttttgggtacatataatttattgattaacttttataaactttttttgggggggaatagaaaaaaccctgaaatttcgccactcttttttgcgtcctaaatctgcgccatttaccgtgtggtataaataacacaataactttattcagcgggttgttacgattgcaacgataccaaatttgtatagatttttatatgttttactacttttacacagtaaaaacacttttttttcaaagttatttgtttttgtgtctccatattcgaagagcaataacttctttatttttccgccgatgcagttgtatgagggctttttctttgcgggacgacttgtagtttttattggtaccattttggagtaattgcaactttttgatcactttttatcaacatttttttaaggcaggattcacagaaaacagcaatttgtccattgtcttttatattattttttacggcgttcaccgtgcgggttaaataatgtaatacatttatagtcggggtcattacggacgcagcgataccaaatatgtgtaacttttttacattattttttttttttcaatagtaaagcattttgtaaagggaaaaagtgtttttttcaattttttttattaactttattaaacttttttactagtcctactaggggactttaatatgtgatcctccgatcgcttttataatacactgcaatatttttgtattgcagtgtattactgcctgtccgtctgaggggttaaacggatgagatcgatactgatatagatctcacccgttcgagcagggatgcccccagctacctccggtagctgagagcagggagatttaacggctccctgctctgtttatttattctgatgcagcgccgtgaaaaggcgtattggcggtcactaacaagTTATGAAGTAGATGAGCTGGTGATTATAAGAACTTAAATTAATGTGATCCCTTCtcgttgttaaagaggctctgtcaccagattatcaaatccctatctcctgttgcatgtgatcggcgctgcaatgtagataacagtaacgtttttttttttttttaaacgatcatttttggccaagttatgagcaattttttatttatgcaaatgagcctttctaatggacaactgggcgtgttttctcttatttccaactgggcgtgtattgtgtttggaacatctgggcgtgtttacttgttttactagctgggagttgtgaatagaagtggatgatgctgacatatgatgctgacaaacacttctattcacaatgcccagctagtaaaacaagtaaacacgcccagatgttacaaacacaatacacgcccagttggaaataagagaaaacacgcccagttgtccattagaaaggctcatttgcataaataaaaaattgctcataacttggccaaaaatgatcgttttaaaaaaaaacgttactgttatctacattgcagcgccgatcacatgcaataggagatagggatttgataatctggtgacagagcctctttaagcgattTCCCCATATAACGATCATGGTGCTTTATTTCTATCTGACTAAAATCTAGCACAGTCCGTCTACAGTTTACAGTTAATATGGGCAATGCCAGTCAGAATAGAATATGGTAAGTAAGAAAGATTATTTGCATATATTGGTCACTTGTATGCAACAAGGAAAGGGCTTTTCCTCCCTGTACTTCCATGTATAATCAAACAATTAATGTGACGTAATTAAAGAGGCCTATAGTTctacttttcttttttattctttttattcttATAGTGCTACTGGGACATATGCCCTAGGTACAAGGGAGGGAACCATCACTCAGCCTAGGCCAGGGTATCGAAAAAcaaagctaagggtatgttcacacggccaaatttcagacgtatacgaggcgtattatgcctcgttttacgtctgaaaatacggctccaatacgtcggcaaacatctgcccattcatttgaatgggtttgccgacgtactgtgcagacgacctgttatttacgcgtcgtcgtttgacagctgtcaaacgacgacgcgtaaaaatacagcctcgtaaaaaacgccgcgaaaacggtgcgaaaaacgccgcgaaaaatgcgagttggtaaaaaaacgtctgaaaagcagggtctgttttcccttgaaaacagctctgcattttcagacgtttttgttgactacgtgtgaacatacccttaggcagcaaACTGAGTCCTTGTcccaggtgaaggaaagcctagttCTAATGACATGTTTGTACTTTTCAGTCacccaaaaaaattatattgtccATGATGCAATTATAAAATTATTCTGATTATTTAAACTAATGCAATACCTTGCTTTTACTACTCTATCATATTAACGTATGTGTGTTTACCTGTGGATGACTGCAAAAAGATCCTCAGTAGTACGGGGTTTGTTAGGTGAAACAAAGACATCATCGTTGTCAGTTTGGAAATCCTCGCTCATTGGTGAAACAAGTGAGTCGTCGCTCATCGAGGATTCTGTGGGAAAAAGGGAGGACATTTTGCATGCATCAAATACATTTTTTAACTTGCATGAGAGTGGGGGTCCTAGcggtggggaaaacccctttaaagggtggtAGAGGATTTTAAAAACATGactactttcttccagaaacagcgtcacACATGTCCATgttatgtctggtattgaagctcacatccattcaagtgaatggggctgagctgcaaaacTATGCACAGGTATGAGCCTGCTTTTTGGGGGAAAGCAGCCCTGTTTTATCTAATCCTGTACATTCAATTAATTTATGgcctatatgtttttttttcttttttctactgTAATGTTAACAGATTTCAAATACGGTAGGCTGTACTCAAATGTCAGGACTTTGTCACCATAGTTCGTAataataaatttaatatttaccgATCAATTTAatgaccaacatttttttttaggaaaaactATATGTTGATCTTAACATTTTTTAATGAATTATTTTTGTAATTCACATAAAATGTACTATAATAAagtataacaaaattaaaaatattaaaaacaaaccTCTCCATGAGATGTCGTCCATACTTTCCAATGTGTCTTCCGTCTTGCTGTCCTCTGAGGCACTTTTGGTTGGAATACCTGATACAGTATCATATTCCTGCTCTGGACATTCGTCACTGAGTGGATTTAAAGTTGAGATCTCCAATTCAAAGCTGAGAGTATTTCCAGGCACTTTGTCATTGTTGCTTATGTCAGGCTCATTGCTGGGCAATGGAGACACCTCAGCAGTTCTGTCTTTCACATCTACCCCAATGTTAGTTCTTTTGACAGATTCAGATATGGTTAATGGATCACAATATACTTGTGGCTCTAGTTCTGTTTTTAGTTGCCATTCCCATTGAGTATGACTCCTTTGTTCAGTAGCAAAATCACTAATATTGGCAGGGTAATCTTTTACATATTTTGTAATGGTTTCTGGTTGTACTGTGAAAATAGTTTCTTCTATTATATCTTCAGCTCGATATTTTTGATGTTTTTCCGGTTCAGCTTCTTTAGCTCTGCTGATCAAAGGTGGCGTTACTTCTGGTTTGTATAACCCATGTCCAGTAAAGAGAGCACTCCCTTGAAAAAACATTTCTGGGCCTTTGTCGACCGGTGATGCGTCAATATATGGTAGCATGGCTTCCTCAGTAGAGAACTGGCGCAATATTGATTTTCTAGGAGCTGGCACATTTTTTTCAGGAGGATAAGTCTCCACAATTATTGTAGGGTCTTGTGTACATAATATGTTAGTGCATTCTTTGTGTCTGGGCTCCCTGTTTTGCTTGTTGACTGATCTTAGGTGGACAGATTTCAGCACTGAAGGTGTTATGGCAACGGTAGGTGATGAATTTGGATTAAGTTCATCCTCtgacagattttgattgacatgacTGAAAGCATGTACTTGTGGTCTGTATGGCAAAGGTTTATGCAACACATGAAGAGCACTTAGGTCAAGATGGGTAGGAGGTATAGTTGAAAGTTCTATTTCTTTGCTTAAGAAAATATTGCCACATTTAGATGGATGCTGTAAAGAGGACTTCCTTTCTGGGACTTTTGGTTTTCTTTTGCTACTACCAGGTGACAATGTTCCCGAAAAGAAAGGCGTAGGAAAGGATGAAGTAGGTGTTTCCGATTGACTTGAGTAACCACTTGAAGGAGATGCTAACCCTGCCAGCTTTTCTGGTGAAGCTAATTTGAACTCATTCTCAACTGAAGGAAGGGAAGGAGTGGTGGCAGGAGATTCAGGCTGTGAGTTTTGAGACTCTGAACTTTCTGGTGACTTGATGCATTCTATGACCGTAGTACCCGTAGCAGTGCTTGAGTTTGATAAAGACCTATAAGGATCACTTGCTTTCAAGTCATTAAGGAGCCACAGATCTGCATAGTGATGCTGTTCACCTCCTTCCTCTTTGTATGATGGAATATCTGGAGTGATAAATTGAGTACTCTTTGAATCATTATCTTCCTGAATGACCCAATGAATGTCCTGTTGATTTGGTGGAGAAACGTTTTCTGTTCTTGAAGGTGTATTTGAAATTTCAAGTGGCAGCATCATTTCCCTGGAGGTGTGAAGCAATTGCTGCGCACTGGTTATCTTTGGTTCTTTCATGTCAGTAAGATCTGTGTGGTTGTCAGAAACTCTCAAAGATGAGCTTCGTTTTGGTGGTGACGGCCTTGCCTTTGGTTTCTTAAATGAGATGTTCTGTCTTCCTTGCCTGTTGTGATCTACATAATGTTGCCAAACACAGTCTGAACTCATGGAAGAAACTCCTGTATCTTGGTCATTCTCAGTCCCTGACTGTGCATAGTTACAAATATAACTCCTGTTACTGTTAAGACCACAGTCAAAATGCATGGAGGTATAGTATCCTTCAGTGTCCACTGAGTAATGAGATCCTGTATCTGCTTTCTCTGATACTGGCTTTTCAAGAAAACTATCATATGTGCCCATACTTGTAAAACTTGGGCAGTTTAGACCATCTCCCTTTAAGTGCTGTGGGCTAAAATCTTGACGACATGATGCATCATGGTGATGGTGAAGATAATTCCATTCACTGTCACTTGTGTTACTGTTATTTGGGTCATCAAGCAAATCTGCAACGGTTGATGTAAAGGAGCTGGCCCTGTGGCCTCTTATGCTGTCCAAGTGGTCATCGTTGTATTGTTCAATGGTAAAGATATTTGAATCTTCTCCAgcatggggagcagtgtttaaaGATAATTCTGAATCACAATGTGAAGACCCAGTCAGTGGGGGAGAGGCTGCTGGAGGAATTGTTTCTGATGTCTGGGAGGGACATGTAGAACTGCTTCCACTCCAATTACCACTTGATGACTGATGATCATCTTTCGGATCCATGTGTGTGCTCAGTAACACTCCAGCAGTAGAAATGGAGTGAACAGGACTTCCAAAGGTGTCAGAATTTGAGGAAATGTCACAACTTCCTGAATCTGCCATTCTTGATAGCCTTGATCTACCTCTCTCTAATGGTGGACTATGGTGAGAATATGCTAACCCTAGAGACTGGTGTTCTGGGGTACACTGACCAGCTAATCTGTCTTCTTTCTTCTTAAGTGTCCTTTGTGAGCTTGTTATATAGCAATCATCTTTATAAGTTGAAGACTGAGCACCACAGTCATGTTCATTGCTTGCTCTAGCACCTTCTCTCGGAAGGCTGCGAGAACGAATTCGATTAGATACTGTCGTGGTGAACATTTGGTCTCCAGACTCCGCAAGAGCGGCAATGTTTCCGGCAGAATGAGAGAGTGATGCTGCAACACCTTGGCCTCTTTGAGCTCTAATTCGCCTCCTTGAGGGAGCAGCAATGAGAATGTCTTCAGTTTGACACTCTGTATCTCGAGTTCCAGATCTCCTATTTGCAGAATTTGCAATATCAAGATTGGTATGAACTAGGACATTCCGGTCTCGTGCTACAGGAGACTCATCTGAATCTAAAAGGAAAACATTgcgttacaatatatatattctagtGCACAGAGTAGCAATTACATTAAGAATCAGATATATTCACCcctatcaaaaataaaaaaaattctgttcctAATAATTAATTGTCTATTTATAATTGGACAtatttaatattataatttttgcaaataattTCTTGTTTTTCATTTGTTATGCAATGCTAAGCTTGCTATGTGCCTTTCCTTGTTGTTCCCAGATCAAGTTCAGTAGCTCTCTAGAATAAAATAAGAAGGTTTGACCCTGCCTTATGTCTTTTTTTTCAGTATGGCCCAAAAATGTCAATATAAATGATCGCCCTTGTTTCTAAATATTTCTCACCGATTAGCAGTAAAGCTCTGTTTACATCTACCTCGTGGCTTCCATTTTATACATTGTACGATGGATCCCAACGGCGCACGATGGCCCCAATTGACTTACAATGAGGTTCGTTGAGGTTCCATCGAGGTGTCTGACGGCAAGAATAGccctgcatgctgtgctattcttaCTCT contains:
- the NHS gene encoding actin remodeling regulator NHS isoform X3; this encodes MPFAKRIVEPQWLFRHAVTQIEGSCCRDQGEEQRQQHPRGNAKEELAVSSAQVPSDERDPLSIDGKEKDVATLDLCAVNNVAMSRILRQLSDVARHACSIFHELEADIQVTSRRVRALQGKIGTVQQVVSSLDPKQETVPVSNLDAESKLSVYYKTSWHQQRNIFLPTTRPPCVEELHRHAKQSLRALRKAEQRARADNRERRFMGSVFAPPPFPSYPAANTIKRREVKERPHVPVHPPEEEDDMVLGERPKNPIPNAPSTLDKQTNWNKELPLPTPEEKMKLESQVITSCIIPINVSGVGFDREASIRCSLVHSQSVLQRRRKLRRRKTISGIPRRVQQEIDSDESPVARDRNVLVHTNLDIANSANRRSGTRDTECQTEDILIAAPSRRRIRAQRGQGVAASLSHSAGNIAALAESGDQMFTTTVSNRIRSRSLPREGARASNEHDCGAQSSTYKDDCYITSSQRTLKKKEDRLAGQCTPEHQSLGLAYSHHSPPLERGRSRLSRMADSGSCDISSNSDTFGSPVHSISTAGVLLSTHMDPKDDHQSSSGNWSGSSSTCPSQTSETIPPAASPPLTGSSHCDSELSLNTAPHAGEDSNIFTIEQYNDDHLDSIRGHRASSFTSTVADLLDDPNNSNTSDSEWNYLHHHHDASCRQDFSPQHLKGDGLNCPSFTSMGTYDSFLEKPVSEKADTGSHYSVDTEGYYTSMHFDCGLNSNRSYICNYAQSGTENDQDTGVSSMSSDCVWQHYVDHNRQGRQNISFKKPKARPSPPKRSSSLRVSDNHTDLTDMKEPKITSAQQLLHTSREMMLPLEISNTPSRTENVSPPNQQDIHWVIQEDNDSKSTQFITPDIPSYKEEGGEQHHYADLWLLNDLKASDPYRSLSNSSTATGTTVIECIKSPESSESQNSQPESPATTPSLPSVENEFKLASPEKLAGLASPSSGYSSQSETPTSSFPTPFFSGTLSPGSSKRKPKVPERKSSLQHPSKCGNIFLSKEIELSTIPPTHLDLSALHVLHKPLPYRPQVHAFSHVNQNLSEDELNPNSSPTVAITPSVLKSVHLRSVNKQNREPRHKECTNILCTQDPTIIVETYPPEKNVPAPRKSILRQFSTEEAMLPYIDASPVDKGPEMFFQGSALFTGHGLYKPEVTPPLISRAKEAEPEKHQKYRAEDIIEETIFTVQPETITKYVKDYPANISDFATEQRSHTQWEWQLKTELEPQVYCDPLTISESVKRTNIGVDVKDRTAEVSPLPSNEPDISNNDKVPGNTLSFELEISTLNPLSDECPEQEYDTVSGIPTKSASEDSKTEDTLESMDDISWRESSMSDDSLVSPMSEDFQTDNDDVFVSPNKPRTTEDLFAVIHRSKRKVLGRKDSGEDNVKSKTKALPVPPQQATPAGSQRSASLIYRNAKKSNTSNEEFKLLLLKKGSRSDTSYRMSATEILKSPVTPKSIGDLPLDFSSSEEFGQLSPSSDAFSPLSPYSPRVISEGFSTKTMSAASRVGRSRVPPAASSSRYSVRCRLYNAPMQAISEGETENSDGSPHDDRSSQSST
- the NHS gene encoding actin remodeling regulator NHS isoform X1; translated protein: MPFAKRIVEPQWLFRHAVTQIEGSCCRDQGEEQRQQHPRGNAKEELAVSSAQVPSDERDPLSIDGKEKDVATLDLCAVNNVAMSRILRQLSDVARHACSIFHELEADIQVTSRRVRALQGKIGTVQQVVSSLDPKQETVPVSNLDAESKLSVYYKTSWHQQRNIFLPTTRPPCVEELHRHAKQSLRALRKAEQRARADNRERRFMGSVFAPPPFPSYPAANTIKRREVKERPHVPFNRTRPPSPTECCHLTPWSRKVHPPEEEDDMVLGERPKNPIPNAPSTLDKQTNWNKELPLPTPEEKMKLESQVITSCIIPINVSGVGFDREASIRCSLVHSQSVLQRRRKLRRRKTISGIPRRVQQEIDSDESPVARDRNVLVHTNLDIANSANRRSGTRDTECQTEDILIAAPSRRRIRAQRGQGVAASLSHSAGNIAALAESGDQMFTTTVSNRIRSRSLPREGARASNEHDCGAQSSTYKDDCYITSSQRTLKKKEDRLAGQCTPEHQSLGLAYSHHSPPLERGRSRLSRMADSGSCDISSNSDTFGSPVHSISTAGVLLSTHMDPKDDHQSSSGNWSGSSSTCPSQTSETIPPAASPPLTGSSHCDSELSLNTAPHAGEDSNIFTIEQYNDDHLDSIRGHRASSFTSTVADLLDDPNNSNTSDSEWNYLHHHHDASCRQDFSPQHLKGDGLNCPSFTSMGTYDSFLEKPVSEKADTGSHYSVDTEGYYTSMHFDCGLNSNRSYICNYAQSGTENDQDTGVSSMSSDCVWQHYVDHNRQGRQNISFKKPKARPSPPKRSSSLRVSDNHTDLTDMKEPKITSAQQLLHTSREMMLPLEISNTPSRTENVSPPNQQDIHWVIQEDNDSKSTQFITPDIPSYKEEGGEQHHYADLWLLNDLKASDPYRSLSNSSTATGTTVIECIKSPESSESQNSQPESPATTPSLPSVENEFKLASPEKLAGLASPSSGYSSQSETPTSSFPTPFFSGTLSPGSSKRKPKVPERKSSLQHPSKCGNIFLSKEIELSTIPPTHLDLSALHVLHKPLPYRPQVHAFSHVNQNLSEDELNPNSSPTVAITPSVLKSVHLRSVNKQNREPRHKECTNILCTQDPTIIVETYPPEKNVPAPRKSILRQFSTEEAMLPYIDASPVDKGPEMFFQGSALFTGHGLYKPEVTPPLISRAKEAEPEKHQKYRAEDIIEETIFTVQPETITKYVKDYPANISDFATEQRSHTQWEWQLKTELEPQVYCDPLTISESVKRTNIGVDVKDRTAEVSPLPSNEPDISNNDKVPGNTLSFELEISTLNPLSDECPEQEYDTVSGIPTKSASEDSKTEDTLESMDDISWRESSMSDDSLVSPMSEDFQTDNDDVFVSPNKPRTTEDLFAVIHRSKRKVLGRKDSGEDNVKSKTKALPVPPQQATPAGSQRSASLIYRNAKKSNTSNEEFKLLLLKKGSRSDTSYRMSATEILKSPVTPKSIGDLPLDFSSSEEFGQLSPSSDAFSPLSPYSPRVISEGFSTKTMSAASRVGRSRVPPAASSSRYSVRCRLYNAPMQAISEGETENSDGSPHDDRSSQSST